Proteins encoded within one genomic window of Mycolicibacterium monacense:
- the iniR gene encoding isoniazid response ATPase/transcriptional regulator IniR: MASPAPHRPAELPAAAREAVTAIEADPAAPAKVLVTGGIGTGKSTVLAAVRAALRSAGRPVLSRPRRPDDPAEAAVVVDDAHLLDPGDLDRLTDLVADSGSTVVIATQPLAHNAPLRALVTALERENPAVALGSVTAVEVGRAAAATLGAAPAPEVVRLLTAVTAGLPFLLRPALTAVGDGAAAVRQAARIALIERLRRLDEPLLDTLLVASLSPELGPDDVAAALHIPSDAALAVVDRARASGLLEPAYHHSFLRTVHEGIAQLVGAARHHDIEVSLLRSQLELSTLTADLALRMAEHGLRDERLGTALADLAAQTANDPARSARLYRAAADAGATALSAQLADALALTGDCATAGRIADELLTSQDPDERAAAVRISASIAMHDGSAAHAFDLFRWLGPSPDALLSAAGTVAALAAADGDTARELARTQAAGPPTSIARAARSLADGLMLSLDQPYPVAAARLGQSLNADAGVVTPDTPVALVTLAALHGGDPVRARSVMGRAVRSGRDDGSGDAIFVTYRHRLLLGWTHMQDGQLQAAATALPRPTADLHRRDALWAAALQTAIARRSGDSGAMQMHWYSAVEVLAEYSVDLFALLPLGELWVAAARLRQVERLQHTLDEAFALLTALGDPVLWSVPLHWAGVHAGILANSPEAVAPHGQALTAASRDGRAQSAFAKALASAGRTWLRVLANHVDVDEVSAAARGLAQFGHTWDATRLAGQAALQTPDGRVSQAMLQLARDLKQSVAGAEVPTETTGMGAPTPAAATPAATPARAAPAQLSEREREVAELLLLGMPYRDIGAQLFISAKTVEHHVARIRRRLGAESRSEMLSMLRALLAPSG, from the coding sequence ATGGCAAGCCCGGCGCCGCACCGTCCGGCGGAGCTTCCGGCCGCGGCGCGCGAGGCCGTCACGGCGATCGAAGCGGACCCCGCGGCGCCGGCGAAGGTTCTGGTCACCGGGGGGATCGGGACCGGTAAGTCGACCGTGCTGGCGGCGGTGCGTGCGGCCCTGCGGTCGGCGGGCCGTCCGGTGCTGTCCCGGCCGCGGCGCCCCGACGACCCCGCCGAGGCCGCGGTGGTCGTCGACGATGCGCACCTGCTCGACCCCGGCGACCTCGATCGGCTCACCGATCTGGTGGCCGATTCGGGATCGACGGTGGTGATCGCCACCCAGCCGCTCGCACACAATGCGCCGCTGCGCGCACTGGTCACCGCGCTCGAACGCGAAAACCCCGCCGTCGCACTGGGTTCGGTCACCGCGGTGGAGGTGGGCCGGGCGGCGGCCGCGACGCTCGGTGCCGCCCCGGCACCCGAGGTCGTCCGGCTACTGACCGCCGTCACCGCCGGTCTGCCGTTCCTGCTGCGGCCCGCGCTCACCGCGGTCGGCGACGGGGCCGCGGCGGTCCGGCAGGCGGCGCGCATCGCGCTGATCGAACGGCTGCGCCGCCTCGACGAACCGCTGCTCGACACGCTGCTGGTGGCGTCGCTGAGCCCCGAACTGGGACCCGACGACGTCGCTGCGGCCCTGCACATCCCGTCCGACGCCGCACTCGCCGTCGTCGACCGGGCCAGGGCGAGCGGACTTCTCGAACCGGCGTACCACCACAGCTTCCTGCGCACCGTGCACGAGGGCATCGCCCAGCTGGTGGGCGCCGCCCGCCACCACGACATCGAGGTGTCGCTGCTCCGTTCGCAACTCGAATTGTCAACGCTGACAGCAGATCTCGCGTTGAGAATGGCAGAACACGGACTGCGCGACGAACGGCTCGGCACCGCGCTGGCCGATCTGGCCGCGCAGACCGCCAACGACCCTGCCCGCTCGGCACGGCTGTACCGGGCGGCCGCCGACGCCGGCGCCACCGCACTCAGCGCGCAACTCGCCGACGCACTCGCGCTGACCGGGGACTGCGCGACGGCGGGCCGCATCGCCGATGAACTGCTCACCTCCCAAGACCCCGACGAACGGGCCGCCGCGGTGCGGATCTCGGCGAGCATCGCGATGCACGACGGCAGCGCCGCCCATGCTTTCGACCTCTTCCGCTGGCTGGGGCCGTCCCCCGACGCGCTGCTGAGCGCCGCGGGCACCGTCGCCGCACTCGCCGCCGCTGACGGGGACACCGCCAGGGAGCTCGCGCGGACGCAGGCCGCCGGACCCCCGACGTCGATCGCCCGCGCGGCGCGCAGCCTCGCCGACGGGCTCATGCTGTCCCTCGACCAGCCCTACCCCGTCGCGGCGGCGCGGCTGGGGCAGTCACTGAACGCCGATGCCGGCGTCGTCACCCCCGACACCCCGGTCGCACTGGTGACGCTGGCGGCGCTGCACGGCGGCGACCCGGTCCGCGCCCGCAGCGTGATGGGCCGGGCCGTTCGCAGCGGGCGCGACGACGGATCCGGCGATGCGATATTCGTCACGTACCGGCACCGCCTGCTGCTGGGCTGGACGCACATGCAGGACGGCCAGTTGCAGGCCGCGGCCACCGCGCTTCCGCGGCCCACCGCCGACCTGCACCGCCGCGATGCGCTGTGGGCGGCCGCGCTGCAGACCGCGATCGCGCGGCGCAGCGGGGACAGCGGCGCCATGCAGATGCACTGGTACTCCGCGGTGGAGGTGCTGGCCGAATACTCGGTCGACCTGTTCGCGCTGCTCCCGCTCGGCGAGCTGTGGGTGGCCGCGGCCCGGCTGCGGCAGGTCGAGCGGTTACAGCACACCCTCGACGAGGCCTTCGCGCTGCTCACGGCGCTGGGCGATCCGGTGCTGTGGTCGGTGCCGCTGCACTGGGCGGGTGTGCACGCAGGCATCCTGGCGAACTCTCCGGAAGCGGTCGCCCCGCACGGGCAGGCGCTGACCGCCGCCAGCCGCGACGGGCGCGCACAGAGCGCGTTCGCGAAAGCGCTGGCCTCGGCCGGTCGCACCTGGTTGCGGGTGCTCGCCAACCACGTCGATGTCGACGAGGTGTCCGCTGCCGCCCGCGGGCTGGCGCAGTTCGGCCACACCTGGGACGCGACGCGGCTGGCCGGGCAGGCCGCCCTGCAGACGCCGGACGGCCGGGTGTCGCAGGCGATGCTGCAGCTCGCGCGCGACCTCAAACAAAGCGTCGCCGGCGCCGAGGTGCCGACCGAGACGACCGGTATGGGTGCACCGACGCCCGCGGCGGCCACCCCGGCAGCGACCCCGGCCCGGGCCGCCCCGGCGCAACTCTCGGAACGGGAACGCGAGGTGGCAGAGCTGCTGCTGCTCGGTATGCCCTACCGGGACATTGGCGCTCAACTGTTCATCTCAGCGAAGACCGTCGAACACCATGTGGCCCGGATCCGCCGCCGGCTCGGCGCGGAATCGCGGTCCGAGATGCTGTCGATGCTGCGCGCACTTCTCGCCCCCTCGGGCTGA
- a CDS encoding heterodisulfide reductase-related iron-sulfur binding cluster, which produces MDTQILIRLIVGLLMTGIVIALAAKRVLWLTKLIRSGAPTSEANNRKDNLGKRITTQFEEVFGQTRLLRWSIPGIAHFFTMWGFFILASVYLEAYGLLFDHDFHIPIIGTWDALGFLQDFFAVAVLLGIITFAIIRIVREPKKHGRDSRFYGSHTGGAWLILFMIFNVIWTYALVRGAAADVGNLPYGNGAFFSQFMGWVLSPLGHDVNEWVETIALLLHIAVMLVFLLIVLHSKHLHIGLAPINVTFKRLPNGLGPLLPMEYNGEPIDFEDPAEDAVLGRGKIEDFTWKGYLDFTTCTECGRCQSQCPAWNTGKPLSPKLVIMNLRDHMFAKAPYILGDKESPLENTPEGGLGEELRGEKESEKHSHDHVPESGFERIMGSGPEQATRPLVGTLEQGGVIDPDVLWSCTTCGACVEQCPVDIEHIDHIVDMRRYQVMMESEFPGELGVLFKNLETKGNPWGQNAKDRTNWIDEVDFDVPVFGKDVESFEDYEYLFWVGCAGAYEDRAKKTTKAVAELLAIAGVKYLVLGEGETCNGDSARRSGNEFLFQQLAAQNVETLNDLFEGVERVDRKVVVTCPHCFNTLGREYPQVGGNYTVLHHTQLLNRLVRDKKLVPVTPADGGADITYHDPCYLGRHNKVYEAPRELIGASGAKLTEMPRHADRGLCCGAGGARMWMEEHIGKRVNVERTEEAMDTASTIATGCPFCRVMITDGVDDVAATRNVEKAEVLDVAQLLLGSLDKSGVTLPEKGTAAKEAEERAAVRAEETAAAAPAPEKAPEKEPEAPAEAPAAKASTATESKPAAAAPAKGLGIAGGAKRPGAKKTATEKTAAAPAEAKAEAPAAAPAKGLGLAAGAKRPGAKKTATEKTTAAPEAKAETAGTTEAPAEAKPEPEVKGLGLAAGARRPGAKKAPAKASPNEGAATVVQPPNADPDQAEAGTEAPDTADSDRGLETKPEPEVKGLGIAAGARRPGAKKKPAAPAAAPAKPAEPEPQAQPEAQAEPAPEPEPEAPSQPASGNGDARVVGDEPPVKGLGIAKGARRPGKR; this is translated from the coding sequence GTGGACACGCAGATTCTGATCCGACTCATCGTCGGGTTGCTGATGACCGGCATCGTGATCGCACTCGCCGCAAAACGCGTGCTGTGGTTGACGAAGCTGATCCGGTCCGGCGCGCCCACCAGCGAGGCGAACAACCGCAAGGACAACCTCGGCAAACGCATCACCACGCAGTTCGAAGAGGTCTTCGGCCAGACCCGCCTGCTGCGCTGGTCGATCCCCGGTATCGCGCACTTCTTCACGATGTGGGGCTTCTTCATCCTCGCGTCGGTCTACCTGGAGGCCTACGGCCTGCTGTTCGACCATGACTTCCACATCCCGATCATCGGCACGTGGGACGCACTCGGTTTCCTGCAGGACTTCTTCGCCGTCGCGGTGCTGCTCGGCATCATCACCTTCGCAATCATCCGCATCGTCCGCGAGCCCAAGAAACACGGCCGCGACTCCCGGTTCTACGGTTCGCACACCGGTGGCGCCTGGCTGATCCTGTTCATGATCTTCAACGTCATCTGGACCTACGCGCTGGTGCGTGGCGCCGCCGCGGACGTCGGCAACCTGCCCTACGGCAACGGCGCGTTCTTCTCCCAGTTCATGGGCTGGGTCCTGAGCCCGCTCGGCCACGACGTCAACGAGTGGGTCGAGACCATCGCCCTGCTGCTGCACATCGCGGTCATGCTGGTCTTCCTGCTGATCGTGCTGCACTCCAAGCACCTTCACATCGGTCTGGCGCCCATCAACGTCACGTTCAAGCGGCTGCCCAACGGCCTCGGCCCGTTGCTGCCGATGGAGTACAACGGCGAGCCGATCGACTTCGAGGATCCCGCCGAGGACGCCGTGCTGGGCCGCGGCAAGATCGAGGACTTCACCTGGAAGGGCTACCTCGACTTCACGACGTGCACCGAATGCGGCCGCTGCCAATCGCAATGCCCGGCGTGGAACACGGGTAAGCCGCTGTCGCCCAAGCTCGTGATCATGAACCTGCGCGACCACATGTTCGCCAAGGCGCCCTACATCCTCGGCGACAAGGAGTCGCCGCTGGAGAACACCCCCGAGGGCGGTCTCGGCGAGGAACTGCGCGGTGAGAAGGAATCCGAGAAGCACTCCCACGACCACGTCCCGGAGTCCGGCTTCGAACGGATCATGGGCTCCGGACCCGAGCAGGCCACCCGCCCGCTGGTCGGCACCCTCGAACAGGGCGGCGTGATCGACCCCGACGTGCTGTGGTCCTGCACCACCTGCGGTGCCTGCGTCGAGCAGTGCCCGGTCGACATCGAGCACATCGACCACATCGTGGACATGCGCCGCTACCAGGTGATGATGGAGTCCGAGTTCCCCGGTGAACTCGGTGTGCTGTTCAAGAACCTGGAGACCAAGGGCAACCCCTGGGGCCAGAACGCCAAGGACCGCACCAATTGGATCGACGAGGTCGACTTCGACGTGCCGGTGTTCGGCAAGGACGTCGAATCCTTCGAGGACTACGAGTACCTGTTCTGGGTCGGCTGCGCCGGCGCCTACGAGGACCGCGCGAAGAAGACCACCAAGGCGGTCGCCGAACTGCTCGCGATCGCCGGCGTCAAGTACCTGGTGCTCGGCGAGGGTGAGACCTGTAACGGCGACTCGGCCCGACGCTCCGGCAACGAGTTCCTGTTCCAGCAGCTCGCCGCACAGAACGTCGAGACCCTCAACGACCTGTTCGAAGGTGTGGAGCGGGTCGACCGCAAGGTCGTCGTCACCTGCCCGCACTGCTTCAACACCCTCGGTCGCGAGTACCCGCAGGTCGGCGGCAACTACACCGTCCTGCACCACACCCAGCTGCTCAACCGGCTGGTCCGCGACAAGAAGCTGGTTCCGGTCACCCCCGCCGACGGTGGGGCCGACATCACCTACCACGATCCCTGCTACCTGGGCCGGCACAACAAGGTCTACGAGGCGCCCCGTGAGCTGATCGGCGCCTCCGGCGCGAAGCTGACCGAGATGCCGCGTCACGCCGACCGCGGCCTGTGCTGCGGTGCCGGCGGTGCGCGGATGTGGATGGAAGAGCACATCGGCAAGCGCGTCAACGTGGAGCGCACCGAGGAGGCGATGGACACCGCCTCGACGATCGCCACCGGTTGCCCGTTCTGCCGCGTGATGATCACCGACGGTGTCGACGACGTCGCCGCCACCCGCAACGTCGAGAAGGCCGAGGTCCTCGACGTGGCCCAGCTGCTGCTCGGGTCGCTGGACAAGAGCGGCGTCACGCTGCCGGAGAAGGGCACCGCGGCCAAGGAGGCCGAGGAGCGCGCCGCCGTTCGTGCTGAGGAGACGGCAGCGGCCGCACCGGCCCCAGAGAAGGCCCCCGAGAAGGAGCCGGAAGCGCCGGCCGAAGCACCCGCGGCCAAGGCGTCGACGGCCACCGAATCGAAGCCGGCGGCCGCAGCTCCGGCGAAGGGGCTCGGTATCGCCGGGGGCGCCAAGCGTCCCGGTGCGAAGAAGACCGCCACCGAGAAGACCGCCGCGGCGCCCGCGGAAGCCAAGGCCGAGGCACCCGCGGCCGCACCGGCCAAGGGGCTGGGTCTCGCCGCAGGCGCCAAGCGTCCCGGCGCGAAGAAGACCGCCACCGAGAAGACCACAGCTGCACCCGAGGCCAAGGCCGAGACTGCGGGCACCACCGAGGCTCCCGCGGAAGCCAAACCCGAACCCGAGGTCAAGGGGCTGGGTCTGGCCGCAGGCGCCAGGCGTCCCGGCGCGAAGAAGGCGCCCGCCAAGGCGTCGCCGAACGAAGGCGCCGCGACGGTCGTCCAGCCGCCGAACGCGGACCCGGACCAGGCCGAGGCCGGCACCGAGGCCCCGGACACCGCCGATTCGGATCGGGGTCTGGAGACCAAGCCGGAACCCGAGGTGAAGGGGCTCGGCATCGCCGCGGGCGCCCGTCGCCCGGGTGCGAAGAAGAAACCCGCCGCACCGGCTGCTGCGCCCGCGAAGCCGGCCGAACCCGAGCCGCAAGCCCAGCCTGAAGCCCAAGCCGAACCAGCACCCGAACCCGAGCCGGAGGCACCGTCGCAGCCCGCATCGGGCAACGGCGACGCCCGCGTCGTGGGTGACGAGCCGCCGGTCAAGGGCCTGGGCATCGCGAAGGGTGCCCGTCGGCCGGGGAAGCGCTGA
- a CDS encoding pyridoxal phosphate-dependent aminotransferase yields MDDVTMPQTPAERTWHPQGHQPRPRTFTQSSKLQDVLYEIRGPVHEHASRLEAEGHRILKLNIGNPAPFGFEAPDVIMRDIIQALPYAQGYSDSKGIMPARRAVFTRYELVDGFPRFDVDDVFLGNGASELIQMVLQALLDNGDQVLIPAPDYPLWTACTSLAGGTPVHYLCDETQGWNPDVADIESKITDRTKAIVVINPNNPTGAVYSRETLERIADLARKHQLLLLADEIYDKILYDDAKHISLASVAPDVLTLTFNGLSKAYRVAGYRSGWLVITGPKEHASSFIEGISLLANMRLCPNVPAQHAIQVALGGHQSIDDLVLPGGRLLEQRDVAWEKLNEIPGVSCVKPAGALYAFPRLDPEVYEIHDDELLVLDLLLQEKILVVQGTGFNWPTPDHLRIVTLPWARDLANAIERLGNFLVSYRQ; encoded by the coding sequence ATGGACGACGTGACCATGCCTCAGACGCCGGCCGAGCGGACCTGGCACCCCCAGGGCCACCAGCCGCGGCCCCGTACGTTCACGCAGTCGTCGAAGCTGCAGGACGTCCTCTACGAGATCCGCGGCCCGGTACACGAGCACGCGTCGCGGCTGGAGGCCGAGGGCCACCGCATCCTCAAGCTCAACATCGGCAACCCGGCGCCGTTCGGCTTCGAGGCACCCGATGTGATCATGCGCGACATCATCCAGGCGCTGCCGTACGCGCAGGGCTACTCGGACTCCAAGGGCATCATGCCCGCGCGCCGGGCGGTGTTCACCCGCTACGAACTCGTCGACGGGTTCCCGCGCTTCGACGTCGACGACGTGTTCCTCGGCAACGGGGCCTCCGAGCTCATCCAGATGGTGCTGCAGGCACTGCTGGACAACGGCGATCAGGTGCTGATCCCGGCGCCGGACTATCCGCTGTGGACGGCGTGCACCTCGCTGGCGGGCGGCACCCCGGTGCACTACCTGTGTGACGAGACGCAGGGCTGGAATCCCGACGTCGCCGACATCGAGTCGAAGATCACCGACCGCACCAAGGCGATCGTCGTCATCAACCCGAACAACCCGACCGGCGCGGTGTACAGCCGCGAGACGCTGGAGCGGATCGCCGATCTCGCCCGGAAACACCAGCTGCTGCTGCTGGCCGACGAGATCTACGACAAGATCCTCTACGACGATGCCAAGCACATCTCGCTGGCCTCGGTCGCGCCCGACGTGTTGACCCTGACGTTCAACGGGCTGTCGAAGGCCTACCGGGTGGCGGGTTACCGCTCGGGCTGGCTGGTGATCACCGGACCCAAGGAGCACGCCAGCAGCTTCATCGAGGGCATCAGCCTGCTGGCCAACATGCGGTTGTGCCCGAATGTGCCTGCACAGCATGCGATTCAGGTGGCGCTCGGCGGCCATCAGAGCATCGACGATCTGGTGTTGCCCGGCGGGCGGTTGCTCGAGCAGCGCGACGTGGCCTGGGAGAAGCTCAACGAGATTCCCGGCGTCTCGTGCGTGAAGCCGGCCGGCGCGCTGTACGCGTTCCCGCGGCTGGATCCCGAGGTCTACGAGATCCACGACGACGAGCTGCTGGTGCTCGACCTGCTGCTGCAGGAAAAAATCCTGGTTGTGCAGGGCACCGGGTTCAACTGGCCGACACCGGATCACCTGCGCATCGTCACGCTGCCGTGGGCCCGTGACCTGGCCAACGCCATCGAGCGTCTCGGCAACTTCCTGGTCAGCTACCGGCAGTAG
- a CDS encoding YibE/F family protein, translated as MSHSHPHSHSLSGPSPLGPLAARIVVGLLALIGVAVAIGAVLLWPSQQKADIPLPFQNAEGGAVTTEAGQVRATSLAPCGSPSAGQVLTADPVPTPADGSQCVQVLVAIDSGPNKGANTLLEFSGGPGQPQLAAGDDIRLSRQVSPGGATSYTFYDYARGWPLALLAAAFAVVVVAVARWRGLRALVGIVVAFAVLVVFLLPALRDGASAVPVALVASAVILYAVIYLAHGVSLRTSAALLGTLTSLLLAAVLSWGAIEIAHLTGLSEDQNNEVAAYLGNVSITGLLLAGFIIGSLGVLNDVTVTQASTAFELAELEGSSRRAVFVGAMRVGRDHIASTVYTLVLAYAGSALPLLLLFSVANRSLVDVLTSESVAIEVARSAVGGIALALSVPLTTGIAAVLATPRADNH; from the coding sequence GTGTCGCACTCCCACCCGCATTCCCACTCGCTGAGCGGGCCGTCCCCGCTCGGCCCGTTGGCCGCCAGGATCGTCGTCGGGTTGCTGGCGCTCATCGGTGTCGCGGTGGCGATCGGCGCGGTGCTGCTGTGGCCGAGCCAGCAGAAGGCCGACATCCCGCTGCCCTTCCAGAACGCCGAGGGCGGTGCGGTGACGACGGAGGCCGGGCAGGTGCGCGCCACCAGCCTGGCGCCGTGCGGCAGTCCGTCGGCGGGTCAGGTGCTCACCGCCGATCCGGTCCCGACGCCGGCCGACGGGTCCCAGTGCGTACAGGTGCTCGTCGCGATCGACTCGGGGCCCAACAAGGGCGCCAACACGCTTCTGGAGTTCAGCGGCGGACCCGGCCAGCCACAGTTGGCCGCGGGGGACGACATCCGGCTCAGCCGTCAGGTGAGCCCGGGCGGCGCCACCAGCTACACGTTCTACGACTACGCGCGGGGATGGCCGCTGGCCCTGCTGGCCGCCGCCTTCGCCGTCGTGGTCGTGGCGGTCGCGCGGTGGCGGGGTCTGCGCGCGCTGGTGGGCATCGTGGTCGCGTTCGCGGTGCTGGTGGTGTTCCTGCTGCCCGCCCTGCGCGACGGCGCATCGGCCGTCCCGGTCGCGCTGGTGGCGTCCGCGGTGATCCTCTATGCCGTCATCTATCTGGCCCACGGTGTCAGCCTGCGCACCAGCGCCGCGCTGCTCGGCACGCTGACGTCGCTGCTGCTGGCCGCCGTGCTGTCCTGGGGCGCCATCGAAATCGCCCATCTCACCGGGCTTTCGGAGGACCAGAACAACGAGGTCGCCGCCTACCTGGGCAACGTGTCGATCACCGGTCTGCTGCTGGCCGGGTTCATCATCGGCTCACTCGGCGTGCTCAACGACGTGACGGTGACCCAGGCGTCGACGGCGTTCGAACTGGCCGAACTGGAGGGCAGTTCGCGGCGGGCGGTCTTCGTCGGCGCGATGCGGGTGGGCCGTGACCACATCGCGAGCACGGTGTACACGCTGGTGCTCGCCTATGCCGGCAGCGCGTTACCGCTGCTGCTGTTGTTCAGTGTCGCCAACCGCTCGCTGGTCGACGTGCTGACCAGTGAGAGCGTGGCCATCGAGGTCGCGCGCTCGGCCGTCGGCGGTATCGCGCTGGCACTGTCGGTCCCGTTGACGACGGGAATCGCCGCTGTCCTGGCGACACCGCGGGCGGACAACCACTAG
- a CDS encoding 2Fe-2S iron-sulfur cluster-binding protein: MTQPTGHREVTLEVDGRPHTLHLDNRVTLLDALREHLGVTAPKKGCDHGQCGSCTVLRDGRRVTTCLTFAVAADGAHITTAAGLGDGDDLHPVAQAFSDEDGFQCGYCTPGQICSAVGMLDEVKSGAPSFVSDDLEAVPELTDDEIRERMSGNLCRCAAYPNIVAAIERASVQ; the protein is encoded by the coding sequence ATGACCCAGCCCACCGGTCATCGTGAAGTGACCCTCGAGGTCGACGGCCGGCCACACACACTGCACCTCGACAACCGCGTCACCCTTCTCGACGCGCTGCGCGAACACCTCGGCGTGACCGCACCCAAAAAGGGATGCGACCACGGGCAGTGCGGTTCGTGCACCGTGCTGCGCGACGGACGGCGGGTCACCACCTGCCTGACGTTCGCGGTCGCCGCCGACGGTGCGCACATCACCACCGCCGCCGGTCTCGGCGACGGCGACGATCTGCACCCCGTCGCGCAGGCGTTCTCCGACGAGGACGGCTTCCAGTGCGGGTACTGCACACCGGGCCAGATCTGTTCGGCTGTCGGCATGCTCGACGAAGTCAAGTCCGGCGCACCGAGTTTCGTGTCCGACGATCTCGAGGCGGTACCGGAACTGACCGACGACGAGATCCGGGAACGGATGAGCGGCAACCTGTGCCGCTGCGCGGCGTACCCGAACATCGTCGCCGCGATCGAACGGGCTTCAGTTCAGTGA
- a CDS encoding FAD binding domain-containing protein translates to MRAFDYHLAESPADAVATLTAHPDAAYLAGGTNLVDHMKLGVATPDLLVDVSRLPLDEVTATDDGGVRIGATVRNSDLAAHPVIRCRYPVLSRAMLSAASGQLRNSATTAGNLLQRTRCVYFQDVTTPCNKRSPGSGCSAIGGYVRYHAILGASEHCIAVHPSDMAVAMSALDGVVVVEGSDGERRIPIDEFYRLPGDEPHRDTVLRHGELITAVELPAPPPGAVSEYRKVRDRASFAFALVSVAAELSLADDRIGSARIAFGGVAHKPWRARRAEEVLTGAPPTDDTFAAAADAELSAAEPQPGNEFKVALARRTLIAELRALTGRGRP, encoded by the coding sequence GTGAGGGCGTTCGACTACCACCTGGCTGAGAGCCCGGCCGATGCGGTGGCAACACTGACCGCGCATCCCGATGCCGCCTACCTCGCCGGCGGCACCAACCTCGTCGACCACATGAAGCTCGGGGTCGCCACCCCCGACCTGCTGGTCGACGTGAGCCGGCTGCCCCTCGACGAGGTGACGGCCACCGACGACGGGGGTGTGCGCATCGGCGCCACCGTTCGCAACAGCGACCTCGCCGCCCATCCGGTGATCCGGTGCCGTTATCCCGTCCTGTCGCGGGCGATGCTGTCCGCGGCGTCGGGTCAGCTGCGCAACTCCGCCACGACGGCGGGAAATCTGTTGCAGCGCACCCGTTGTGTGTACTTCCAGGACGTCACCACACCGTGCAACAAGCGCAGCCCGGGAAGCGGTTGCTCGGCGATCGGCGGCTACGTGCGCTACCACGCGATTCTCGGCGCGTCTGAACACTGCATCGCCGTGCATCCGTCCGATATGGCGGTCGCGATGAGCGCGCTGGACGGTGTGGTGGTCGTCGAGGGCTCCGACGGCGAGCGCCGCATTCCGATCGACGAGTTCTACCGGCTGCCCGGCGACGAACCTCACCGCGACACCGTGCTGCGCCACGGCGAGTTGATCACCGCGGTGGAACTGCCCGCACCGCCTCCCGGGGCGGTGTCCGAGTACCGCAAGGTCCGCGACCGGGCGTCGTTCGCGTTCGCGCTGGTATCGGTCGCTGCCGAGCTCAGCCTCGCCGACGACCGGATCGGTTCGGCGCGAATCGCTTTCGGCGGTGTCGCGCACAAGCCGTGGCGGGCCCGCCGCGCCGAGGAGGTGCTGACCGGCGCACCACCCACCGACGACACGTTCGCCGCGGCCGCCGACGCCGAGTTGTCGGCCGCCGAACCGCAGCCGGGTAACGAGTTCAAGGTTGCGCTGGCCCGCCGCACGCTGATCGCCGAACTGCGCGCGCTGACCGGACGGGGACGGCCATGA